One genomic segment of Candidatus Poribacteria bacterium includes these proteins:
- a CDS encoding sigma-70 family RNA polymerase sigma factor, giving the protein MLENDVQLIYRVLSGDDSAFSTLVEKHQKGVHALVWRKIGDFHHAEEITQDTFIQVYKKLGTLKDPKCFCGWLYVIANRLALNWLKRRKSTMPSLEDTPMVEIEESSYQHYMSERRETEAAEHRSEVVKNLLNRLPESERTVLTLHYLGEMTAKEISKYLGVSVSAIKGRLRRGRERLKASESLVSEVLGGVELSADLTARIMREVADITPVSPPSGKPVLPWAALGSAAVVILLMIGASNQYLARFQKPYSFEARSEPTIEIIDTDIVLDTDAKPDVRHQIGQTSHPSQNRGDGMQPSSSNAGKLLIERTITQADGLASNTVLTIFEDSQGALWFGTADGITRYDGDNFQTFTMEDGLPRNTTGLIFEDRLGMLWFGDGMLANALNRPKFIDMSYMNMPLSELANTVQDETTMKTQAPAPLEGISRYDGQAFRMFTGADGLIRGTIQDMFEDKTGTLWFATDEGMSRYEGEKFSSITVNGPTGIEVLPHWWNQVTAIAQDTAGNLWFGSHAGITYYNLQTSDFRYLDINLNAFKEMGQSQSGQVTNLLFDAQDNLWITQEGVGDEYTGIRRYDGKELVHFPQSEELPMNKVDSILRDTNGNLWFAGSKKLRLTIDVHAAADSVPIPEVGVGVSVYNGETFQNISTDDGLPSNRVWSVFEDSQGKIWFATDAGAAVGVYSPSQKSPILLDPVVIPNSRTQ; this is encoded by the coding sequence ATGTTAGAAAATGATGTTCAATTGATTTATAGGGTTCTGTCAGGCGACGATTCGGCGTTCAGCACCTTAGTTGAAAAGCATCAAAAGGGCGTTCATGCTCTCGTCTGGCGGAAGATTGGTGATTTTCACCATGCCGAAGAGATAACGCAAGATACTTTCATCCAAGTCTACAAAAAACTTGGGACTTTAAAGGATCCGAAATGTTTTTGTGGTTGGCTGTATGTCATAGCAAATCGACTTGCCCTTAATTGGCTTAAAAGGCGTAAATCCACGATGCCATCTTTGGAGGACACACCTATGGTAGAGATAGAGGAATCCTCGTATCAACATTATATGTCGGAGCGGCGCGAGACAGAAGCCGCTGAACACCGTTCTGAAGTCGTTAAAAACCTTTTGAACAGGCTCCCAGAGAGCGAACGCACAGTGCTGACGCTCCACTATCTCGGCGAAATGACAGCTAAAGAAATTAGCAAATACTTAGGGGTGTCGGTGAGTGCAATTAAAGGACGGCTTCGCCGGGGACGAGAACGTTTAAAAGCGTCAGAATCCTTGGTGAGTGAAGTGCTCGGCGGCGTTGAATTATCCGCTGATTTGACAGCGCGTATCATGCGGGAGGTTGCTGATATAACGCCAGTATCTCCTCCGAGTGGGAAACCGGTGTTACCGTGGGCGGCTCTTGGGAGTGCCGCGGTCGTGATTCTGTTGATGATAGGTGCCAGTAATCAGTATCTTGCCCGTTTTCAGAAGCCGTATAGTTTCGAGGCGAGATCTGAACCGACTATTGAAATCATTGATACCGACATCGTTCTTGATACGGATGCTAAACCCGATGTTAGGCATCAGATCGGACAGACATCTCACCCGAGTCAGAACAGGGGTGATGGCATGCAGCCCTCATCCAGCAATGCCGGTAAACTTCTTATAGAAAGAACAATTACCCAAGCAGATGGTTTAGCATCCAATACTGTGCTCACAATCTTTGAAGACAGTCAAGGTGCGCTGTGGTTTGGCACGGCCGACGGTATCACACGTTATGATGGAGACAACTTCCAAACCTTCACAATGGAAGATGGATTACCACGGAACACGACAGGTCTTATCTTTGAAGACCGGCTGGGCATGCTCTGGTTTGGGGATGGGATGCTCGCAAATGCGCTGAATAGACCAAAGTTTATAGATATGTCATACATGAATATGCCATTAAGCGAACTCGCTAATACCGTCCAGGACGAAACGACGATGAAAACACAGGCACCTGCTCCATTAGAAGGTATAAGTCGCTATGATGGACAAGCGTTTCGGATGTTTACCGGAGCCGATGGACTCATCCGCGGTACCATTCAGGACATGTTTGAGGACAAAACAGGGACGCTTTGGTTCGCCACGGATGAAGGTATGAGTCGCTACGAGGGTGAAAAGTTTAGTAGTATTACTGTCAACGGACCCACAGGAATCGAGGTCCTACCCCATTGGTGGAATCAAGTTACAGCAATCGCACAGGATACAGCGGGAAATCTCTGGTTCGGCAGCCACGCCGGCATTACCTATTACAACCTCCAAACGTCAGATTTCCGGTACCTTGATATAAATTTAAACGCTTTCAAGGAGATGGGACAGTCGCAAAGCGGACAGGTGACAAACCTACTGTTTGATGCACAGGATAATCTCTGGATTACCCAAGAAGGCGTAGGTGACGAATATACTGGTATCCGTCGCTACGATGGCAAAGAATTAGTTCACTTTCCACAAAGTGAAGAACTTCCGATGAATAAGGTTGACAGCATCCTGCGAGACACCAACGGCAATCTCTGGTTCGCAGGTAGTAAAAAACTACGGCTAACGATTGACGTTCACGCAGCCGCGGATAGTGTGCCAATCCCTGAAGTCGGTGTTGGTGTGAGTGTGTATAACGGCGAGACGTTCCAAAACATTAGCACAGACGACGGTCTACCGAGCAACCGTGTTTGGTCGGTATTTGAAGACAGTCAGGGTAAAATCTGGTTCGCTACGGATGCGGGTGCTGCAGTCGGTGTTTATTCACCCTCTCAAAAATCTCCAATATTACTTGACCCTGTTGTAATCCCGAACTCTCGAACACAGTAA